In Chitinophaga sp. HK235, a single window of DNA contains:
- a CDS encoding efflux RND transporter permease subunit, whose translation MVHRIIEWSLRNRFIVLVLATALFAWGIYAVKKNPIDAIPDLSENQVIVFTEWMGRGPQLIEDQITYPLVTNLQGLPKIKYVRGSSMFGMSFIYVIFNDDVDIYWARERVLERLSTVSRNLPTGVAPQLGPDGTGVGHILWYTLDAPGMDLGEQRALQDWYIKFALQNVEGVSEIASFGGFQKQYQITVDPNKLLYYRLSVAEVINAIRTNNNESGGRKFELSDIGYIIKTSGYLKSAEEIENISVKTQNSIPIRVADIATVQMTGETRLGIFDQDGQGERVGGIVVMRYGENAAAVIDKVKAKMQEVAKGFPEKVKFDIVYDRGELIKESVDSIKHTLIEEMIVVSIVVIIFLFHWRSALSIIIQIPITLAASFLLLNAFGISSNIMSLTGIALAIGVIVDNGIIMSENAYKHLAERYALWQEQQKNK comes from the coding sequence ATGGTACATCGAATTATTGAATGGTCCCTGCGCAACCGGTTTATTGTGCTGGTGCTGGCAACCGCCTTGTTTGCCTGGGGTATCTATGCCGTCAAAAAAAATCCTATCGACGCCATTCCCGATCTGTCTGAAAACCAGGTGATCGTATTCACGGAATGGATGGGCCGCGGCCCTCAGCTGATAGAAGACCAGATCACCTATCCGCTTGTGACCAACCTGCAAGGACTTCCCAAAATCAAATATGTACGGGGATCTTCCATGTTTGGGATGAGTTTTATTTATGTCATCTTCAATGATGATGTAGACATTTACTGGGCCAGAGAAAGGGTACTGGAACGGTTAAGCACCGTATCCCGCAACCTGCCCACCGGCGTTGCGCCGCAGCTTGGGCCCGACGGCACCGGTGTTGGCCACATCCTCTGGTATACCCTCGACGCCCCGGGTATGGACCTTGGAGAACAACGCGCACTACAGGACTGGTACATCAAATTTGCCCTTCAGAACGTAGAAGGTGTGAGTGAAATCGCTTCCTTTGGCGGTTTTCAGAAACAATACCAGATCACGGTAGATCCTAATAAACTACTGTATTACCGTTTGTCTGTAGCAGAAGTGATCAATGCTATCCGGACCAACAACAACGAGTCGGGTGGCCGCAAATTTGAGCTCAGCGATATCGGCTATATCATTAAAACATCCGGCTATCTTAAGTCTGCCGAAGAGATCGAAAACATATCCGTCAAAACACAAAACAGCATTCCCATCCGGGTGGCTGATATCGCCACCGTGCAGATGACCGGCGAAACACGTCTGGGCATCTTTGACCAGGACGGACAGGGAGAGCGTGTAGGCGGCATCGTAGTCATGCGTTATGGTGAAAACGCCGCTGCCGTGATCGACAAAGTGAAAGCGAAAATGCAGGAAGTAGCCAAAGGTTTTCCGGAGAAAGTAAAATTCGACATTGTATATGACAGGGGTGAACTGATCAAAGAATCTGTAGACTCCATCAAACATACGCTCATCGAAGAAATGATCGTCGTATCCATCGTCGTGATCATCTTCCTCTTCCACTGGCGCAGTGCCCTGAGCATCATTATACAGATCCCTATCACGCTGGCCGCCAGTTTCCTGCTGCTGAATGCCTTCGGCATTTCTTCCAACATCATGTCGCTGACAGGTATAGCCCTGGCCATCGGTGTGATCGTAGACAACGGGATCATCATGAGTGAAAACGCCTATAAGCATCTGGCAGAAAGGTATGCCCTCTGGCAGGAACAACAAAAAAACAAGTAA
- a CDS encoding Crp/Fnr family transcriptional regulator gives MDSKTDILQYLDTHFPTLDSELKQHLSDIGAIKEVPAGMVLMQQGQPIRYTVLVLEGRLKLYREGEDIGEFFMYYLEPGDACAISMVCVASGKASEVMAKAVDDSVVLMIPVRYMEALMRDYKSWYQFVIESYRRRFEEVLNVLDSTVFKNMDERLLSYIRAQADKLGTHELKLTHQEIATDLNSSREVVSRLLKKMEQKGIVRLNRNYIEVLPM, from the coding sequence ATGGATAGTAAAACAGATATTCTTCAATACCTCGACACGCATTTCCCTACGCTGGACAGCGAATTAAAACAACATCTGTCAGATATAGGAGCCATCAAAGAGGTGCCGGCCGGCATGGTGCTGATGCAACAGGGCCAGCCGATCAGATATACTGTCCTGGTACTCGAAGGAAGATTAAAACTGTATCGTGAAGGAGAAGATATAGGTGAATTTTTTATGTATTATCTGGAGCCAGGCGATGCCTGTGCCATTTCCATGGTATGTGTGGCCTCCGGAAAAGCCAGCGAAGTAATGGCTAAAGCGGTAGATGATTCAGTGGTGCTCATGATACCCGTAAGGTATATGGAAGCCCTGATGAGAGATTATAAAAGCTGGTACCAGTTTGTAATAGAATCCTACCGGCGCCGTTTTGAAGAAGTGCTCAACGTACTGGACAGCACGGTGTTTAAAAATATGGATGAACGGCTGCTGTCCTATATCCGTGCTCAGGCCGACAAACTAGGCACCCATGAACTCAAATTAACCCACCAGGAAATAGCTACAGACCTTAACTCATCGAGGGAAGTCGTTTCCCGTCTGCTCAAAAAAATGGAGCAGAAAGGCATTGTTAGGCTCAACAGAAATTATATCGAGGTATTACCTATGTAA
- a CDS encoding sulfite exporter TauE/SafE family protein — protein sequence MEITGYIAAALIGISLGLIGGGGSILTLPVLVYLFGIAPAAATSYSLFIVGTTSLVGAVGSYRKHLVDISVALLFGIPSILVVFLTRHYVVPAIPAQLFRIGDFTVTRELGVMVLFALLMLMASVSMIRGKKETLTVATHMSTAGRIRLLLYGTLIGFITGLLGAGGGFLIIPALIMIAGLPMKTAVGTSLMIMAMSTLIGFLGDAGRGSINWILLITVTVIAVAGVLIGGALTSRIPGAKLKHAFGWFVLAMGVYIIILETVLK from the coding sequence ATGGAAATTACAGGTTATATAGCAGCTGCATTGATTGGTATTTCACTGGGATTGATCGGTGGTGGTGGGTCTATCTTAACCTTACCGGTACTGGTGTATCTCTTTGGTATCGCCCCGGCTGCTGCCACTTCCTATTCTCTTTTTATTGTAGGCACCACCAGCCTGGTAGGAGCAGTAGGCAGTTACAGAAAACATCTGGTGGATATATCGGTGGCCTTGCTGTTTGGTATACCGTCTATTCTGGTGGTCTTTCTTACAAGGCACTATGTAGTGCCGGCCATCCCCGCACAGCTCTTCCGGATAGGAGATTTCACTGTTACCAGGGAACTGGGCGTGATGGTCCTGTTTGCCCTGCTGATGCTGATGGCATCCGTTTCTATGATCAGGGGGAAGAAAGAAACGCTGACAGTGGCCACCCATATGAGTACAGCAGGCAGGATCAGACTTTTGCTGTATGGTACCCTGATCGGTTTTATCACCGGTTTACTGGGAGCCGGTGGTGGTTTTCTCATCATCCCGGCATTGATAATGATTGCAGGCCTGCCGATGAAAACGGCTGTGGGCACCTCTCTCATGATCATGGCCATGAGCACGCTGATCGGTTTCCTGGGAGACGCCGGCAGAGGTAGTATCAACTGGATATTACTGATTACTGTTACGGTGATAGCCGTGGCCGGTGTATTGATCGGCGGAGCACTTACCTCCAGGATACCCGGTGCTAAGCTCAAACATGCCTTTGGATGGTTTGTATTGGCCATGGGCGTATATATCATCATCCTGGAAACAGTGCTCAAATAA
- a CDS encoding YeeE/YedE family protein: protein MDILTFLQQPWPWYIAGPLIGLTVPVLLLVGNKSFGISSSLRHICAACVPAKVPFFDYDWKKEAWNLFFVGGILLGGIIAGTLLANPVGMSVNPKLVTELSQYGINDYHSLVPVQLFNWPALFSVRGLLMMVGGGFLVGFGTRYAGGCTSGHAIMGLSTLQWPSLVATICFMIGGFIMANLILPFILSL, encoded by the coding sequence ATGGATATCTTAACATTTTTACAACAACCCTGGCCCTGGTATATAGCCGGACCGCTGATCGGACTCACCGTTCCGGTACTGTTGCTGGTAGGAAACAAATCCTTTGGTATCAGTTCCTCCCTGCGCCATATCTGCGCAGCCTGTGTGCCGGCCAAAGTACCCTTTTTCGATTACGACTGGAAGAAGGAAGCCTGGAATCTCTTTTTCGTAGGGGGGATCCTGTTAGGTGGGATCATCGCAGGCACGCTGCTCGCGAACCCTGTGGGCATGTCCGTGAATCCTAAACTGGTCACTGAGTTATCACAATACGGTATCAATGATTATCATTCACTGGTGCCGGTGCAGCTGTTCAACTGGCCTGCGCTGTTTTCGGTACGTGGCCTGCTGATGATGGTAGGCGGCGGCTTTCTGGTAGGCTTTGGTACACGATATGCCGGCGGCTGTACCAGTGGTCATGCTATCATGGGCTTGTCTACGTTGCAATGGCCTTCACTGGTGGCTACCATTTGTTTTATGATCGGTGGCTTTATCATGGCTAATCTGATACTGCCTTTTATTCTTTCACTGTAA
- a CDS encoding DUF6691 family protein, whose protein sequence is MNTWLSQLKYLVIGTIFGIIFVKAEVISWFRIQEMFRLQSFHMYGVIGSAVMVGMLSVWLIKKFNIKTLDGETVVFHPKKFNKGQIYGGLLFGLGWAITGACPGPLFAQIGVGATVVAVTLLSAIAGTWVYGRFREKLPH, encoded by the coding sequence ATGAATACCTGGTTGAGTCAATTAAAATACCTGGTGATAGGAACAATATTCGGGATCATTTTTGTGAAGGCAGAAGTTATCAGCTGGTTTCGCATACAGGAAATGTTCCGCCTGCAGTCTTTTCATATGTACGGCGTGATTGGCAGCGCTGTGATGGTGGGGATGTTATCTGTATGGCTGATCAAAAAATTCAACATTAAAACACTGGATGGTGAAACGGTAGTGTTTCATCCCAAAAAATTCAATAAAGGGCAGATATATGGAGGCCTGTTGTTTGGCCTCGGCTGGGCTATTACCGGCGCCTGTCCTGGACCATTATTCGCACAGATCGGTGTGGGTGCCACAGTAGTAGCCGTTACACTGCTGAGTGCTATTGCCGGTACCTGGGTATATGGCAGGTTCCGGGAAAAATTACCGCATTAA
- a CDS encoding MBL fold metallo-hydrolase, producing the protein MEIRQFEDKALAHYSYAVYSEVAREVILIDPGRDITPYLAYAAAKTATITGVIETHPHADFVSSHLELHQTTGAVIYCSLLVGAQYPHTTFDDGDVIQMGELTFKALNTPGHSPDSISIVLEENGQTKAVFTGDTLFIGDCGRPDLREKAGNLQISRQELAQQMYHSLREKLMTLPDHTLVYPAHGAGTLCGKSLVDANSSTIGAEKMTNWSLQSMTAEEFVKELLSQQPFIPKYFPYDVSINRQGASALQPSLEKVPVLKDTTTLDKGIAIIDTRPAATFKKGHLPQAINLQNQGKFETWLGSVVAPGEHFYLIAGNEQQLREVIAKSAKIGYEGMISAAIVSDAGSHTMPPVPLADLKTHPQDYTIVDVRMESEAQTQLLPGAISIPLDQLRERVNEIPLDKPIVVHCAGGYRSAAGSSIVAGALDGKVPTYDLGEAVKEF; encoded by the coding sequence ATGGAAATAAGACAATTTGAAGATAAAGCACTGGCGCACTATTCTTACGCAGTATACAGCGAAGTGGCCCGTGAAGTAATACTGATAGATCCGGGCAGAGATATAACTCCTTATCTGGCTTATGCTGCAGCAAAGACAGCCACCATCACCGGCGTGATTGAAACACATCCGCATGCTGATTTTGTAAGCAGCCATCTGGAGTTGCATCAAACCACCGGTGCCGTAATATACTGTTCACTGCTGGTAGGCGCGCAATACCCACACACAACGTTTGATGATGGAGATGTGATACAGATGGGAGAGCTTACCTTCAAGGCGCTGAATACGCCCGGGCATTCACCGGACAGCATCAGCATCGTACTGGAAGAAAATGGTCAGACCAAAGCAGTCTTCACCGGAGATACTTTGTTTATAGGTGATTGCGGTCGTCCTGACCTGCGGGAAAAAGCGGGTAACCTGCAAATCTCCCGCCAGGAGCTGGCCCAACAGATGTATCACTCCCTGCGGGAAAAACTGATGACACTGCCGGACCATACACTGGTATATCCTGCACATGGTGCCGGTACACTTTGCGGTAAATCGCTGGTGGATGCCAACAGCAGCACCATCGGGGCAGAGAAAATGACCAACTGGAGCCTGCAGTCAATGACAGCAGAAGAATTTGTAAAGGAACTGTTATCCCAGCAGCCCTTTATCCCGAAATATTTCCCTTATGATGTAAGTATCAACAGGCAGGGAGCATCAGCATTGCAGCCTTCCCTGGAAAAAGTACCAGTGCTGAAAGACACTACCACTTTGGACAAAGGCATTGCGATCATTGATACCAGACCGGCGGCAACCTTTAAGAAAGGTCATCTGCCTCAGGCCATCAACCTGCAAAACCAGGGTAAGTTCGAAACCTGGCTGGGCAGTGTGGTAGCACCGGGAGAGCATTTCTACCTGATTGCCGGCAATGAACAGCAGTTGCGGGAAGTGATCGCCAAATCGGCGAAGATAGGCTACGAAGGCATGATCAGCGCTGCAATAGTGTCTGACGCTGGTAGCCATACCATGCCACCCGTGCCCCTGGCCGATCTGAAGACTCATCCGCAGGATTATACCATTGTGGACGTGAGAATGGAATCCGAAGCGCAAACACAGCTGTTACCCGGTGCTATCAGCATTCCGCTGGACCAGTTACGGGAACGGGTAAACGAGATCCCGCTGGATAAGCCGATTGTGGTACACTGTGCCGGCGGATACCGCAGCGCAGCCGGCAGCAGTATTGTAGCCGGAGCTTTGGATGGGAAAGTGCCCACCTATGATCTGGGTGAGGCTGTAAAAGAATTCTAA
- a CDS encoding NADP-dependent oxidoreductase: MKAIVLKSPGGTENLVYTTLPVPEIADGEVLVQVKAISINPIDVKTRSGKGLTAKFQGLDPVILGWDISGVVTASRSPLLKEGDEVFGMVNFPGHGQAYAEYVAAPADQLALKPAGLSHEAAAAATLAALTALQALNSAGIKKGDKVLIHAAAGGVGHFAVQIAKYMGAYVIGTASAANRDFVLGLGADEHFDYKAAPFEDHYRNLDLVLDSMGGEYIDRSLLTLREEGTIISLPTGLREAVGEKAAAQNKKGYFIVVASSGKDMQQLAELIAQGFIRPEVSQVFSFEEMKQAHQQLETGSARGKVVVKV, from the coding sequence ATGAAAGCAATCGTTTTGAAAAGCCCGGGTGGCACGGAAAACCTCGTTTACACCACCTTGCCCGTACCAGAGATCGCTGATGGCGAAGTGTTGGTACAGGTGAAAGCTATCAGTATAAATCCGATAGATGTTAAAACCCGTTCAGGTAAAGGACTTACCGCCAAATTTCAGGGTTTGGACCCAGTCATTCTGGGATGGGATATCTCAGGCGTGGTAACGGCTTCCCGCTCTCCCTTGCTGAAAGAAGGGGATGAAGTGTTCGGGATGGTCAACTTCCCGGGACATGGCCAGGCTTATGCAGAGTATGTAGCAGCACCCGCTGACCAGCTGGCCCTGAAACCGGCCGGGCTTTCGCACGAAGCGGCCGCAGCAGCCACCCTGGCAGCGCTCACCGCCCTGCAGGCATTAAACAGCGCCGGTATCAAAAAAGGCGATAAAGTGCTGATCCACGCCGCAGCCGGCGGTGTAGGACATTTTGCCGTACAGATAGCCAAATATATGGGCGCTTATGTGATCGGCACTGCTTCTGCAGCCAACCGCGATTTTGTGCTGGGCCTGGGCGCAGATGAACATTTCGATTATAAAGCAGCTCCTTTTGAAGATCATTACCGTAACCTCGACCTGGTGCTGGATTCCATGGGAGGCGAGTATATTGACCGTTCTCTGCTGACCCTGCGGGAAGAGGGAACTATCATCAGCCTGCCTACCGGTTTAAGGGAAGCTGTGGGGGAGAAGGCCGCTGCTCAAAACAAAAAAGGATACTTTATCGTAGTAGCTTCCAGCGGAAAAGACATGCAACAGCTGGCAGAACTGATTGCGCAAGGGTTTATCAGGCCGGAGGTATCGCAGGTATTTTCTTTTGAAGAAATGAAACAGGCGCATCAGCAGCTGGAAACCGGCAGTGCCAGAGGAAAAGTGGTGGTAAAAGTCTGA
- the zwf gene encoding glucose-6-phosphate dehydrogenase, with the protein MKPGKNLPSAITIFGAKGDLTRRKLIPALYNLFTDHQLPPVFTICCVDFLEEEEDAFKQDLLAGVNEFSRNGKAEEAVWNEFAAHITYLQGDFMKEDTYRRLRKQLDTFDKENKKNSVRIFYFAIAPRFIEVIADALHVHTMCGRDQQDRIVVEKPFGTDLETAKKLNRFLTKRFAEKQIYRIDHYLGKEAVQNIMAFRFANYVFEPLWNRKYIDHIQISVAEEVGVGKRGGYYDSSGALRDMVQNHLLQLLCIVAMDRPKFYQSELIRDAKVKVLKHIRPYTQQQVFKNVIRGQYTAGNVHGGRRVAYRKEEQVQPASNTETFVAARLFIDNDRWKGVPFYLRTGKSMPVQSSVIVIQFKDSPHKIFKDDLTPNRLVISIQPELEISLLFESKVPGLKMKLKPVEMDFTYQEAYTETIPEAYEALLLDVLEGNPTLFMRADQVEAAWKVVMPILDAWKKYPSKELNLYKAGTWGPSTATELLKPYAKDWFRLSARGESIK; encoded by the coding sequence ATGAAACCTGGAAAAAACCTCCCGTCCGCCATTACTATTTTTGGTGCCAAAGGAGACCTGACTAGAAGAAAACTTATTCCGGCTCTTTACAACCTGTTCACCGACCATCAGCTGCCGCCGGTATTCACCATTTGCTGCGTTGATTTTCTGGAAGAAGAGGAAGACGCCTTCAAACAGGACCTGCTGGCCGGCGTGAATGAATTCAGCCGAAATGGTAAAGCGGAGGAGGCAGTATGGAATGAATTCGCAGCTCATATTACGTATTTGCAGGGCGATTTCATGAAGGAGGATACTTACCGGCGCCTGAGGAAGCAACTGGACACCTTTGATAAGGAAAACAAAAAAAACAGTGTACGTATTTTTTACTTCGCCATAGCACCCAGGTTCATCGAAGTAATTGCGGACGCATTGCATGTGCATACCATGTGTGGTCGTGATCAGCAGGACCGTATTGTAGTAGAGAAACCATTCGGTACAGATCTGGAAACGGCCAAAAAACTGAACCGGTTTCTGACCAAACGTTTTGCTGAGAAACAGATTTACCGCATCGACCATTACCTGGGAAAGGAAGCGGTACAGAACATTATGGCCTTTCGTTTTGCCAATTATGTGTTTGAGCCGCTGTGGAACAGGAAATATATCGACCATATCCAGATCAGTGTGGCGGAAGAAGTGGGAGTGGGCAAGCGGGGCGGCTATTACGACAGCAGCGGGGCTTTGCGGGATATGGTACAGAACCATTTGCTGCAGCTGTTGTGTATCGTAGCGATGGATCGACCTAAATTTTATCAGTCTGAACTGATCCGCGATGCCAAAGTGAAAGTGCTGAAGCATATACGTCCTTATACACAGCAACAGGTATTCAAGAATGTGATCAGGGGACAGTACACGGCAGGTAATGTGCATGGAGGCCGCCGGGTGGCTTATCGTAAAGAAGAGCAGGTACAACCTGCTTCCAATACAGAAACCTTTGTGGCGGCCCGTCTGTTTATTGACAATGACCGCTGGAAAGGTGTTCCCTTCTATCTTCGTACCGGCAAGTCGATGCCCGTTCAGTCGTCGGTAATCGTTATACAGTTCAAGGACTCACCCCATAAGATCTTTAAAGATGATCTTACGCCTAACCGTCTGGTCATCAGTATACAGCCTGAACTGGAAATCAGTTTGCTGTTTGAAAGCAAGGTACCCGGCCTGAAAATGAAGCTGAAGCCGGTAGAAATGGACTTTACTTACCAGGAAGCCTATACGGAAACGATCCCGGAAGCATATGAAGCCTTACTGCTGGATGTTTTGGAGGGCAACCCCACTTTATTCATGCGTGCCGATCAGGTAGAGGCAGCCTGGAAAGTAGTGATGCCCATTCTGGATGCCTGGAAAAAATATCCTTCAAAAGAACTGAACCTTTATAAAGCAGGCACCTGGGGGCCTTCCACCGCTACTGAGCTGCTGAAGCCTTACGCCAAGGACTGGTTCAGACTATCTGCCAGAGGAGAAAGCATTAAATAA
- a CDS encoding nuclease A inhibitor family protein: protein MLEQLNNQIAGILFYSESEYPLTISEWGVLPAAGVQQKIAALHDVESQVVRSVDAVTFFDQICNPADPNDMPMVANAQRFHELYLFLKENLSDIQVSRVETGTSIPVYITGHQPDGTCIALATTAIES from the coding sequence TTGTTAGAACAACTTAACAACCAAATTGCCGGTATTTTATTTTACAGCGAATCAGAGTATCCACTTACCATTTCGGAATGGGGTGTATTGCCTGCGGCGGGAGTACAGCAAAAAATTGCAGCTTTACATGATGTTGAATCGCAGGTGGTGCGGTCTGTAGATGCTGTCACTTTTTTCGACCAAATCTGTAATCCGGCCGACCCCAATGATATGCCAATGGTTGCCAACGCACAACGTTTTCATGAGTTGTATCTGTTTCTGAAAGAAAATCTGTCTGACATACAGGTTTCCCGTGTGGAAACAGGAACGAGTATACCTGTTTATATTACCGGGCATCAGCCCGATGGTACCTGCATAGCACTGGCCACCACAGCGATAGAATCCTAA
- a CDS encoding DNA/RNA non-specific endonuclease, with protein sequence MKQFMRHCFVLCLGSILFAACKKEATMQPQEVNSTRVSASTESVVRLSEDFESGSKTAYAVGNVTLTSGSWTLDDALIGTLTADLKNGTKSVRIRNTGSLTTNFNITGGTGTLTITVKHGTYGSDGNSDWQLVTSTDNGQTWQQQGNTVTTAPSLQTATFTMPAVASFRLSIRKTSGGSNRINIDDVAVAVGDTTSTDPGQPTGSDDDNMLMGNPSNALANVTAENNYLMVKTYYTLSYNRSRATPNWVSWHIQSSDLGSVSRTNDFRADITLPAGWYQVQNTSYSGSGFDRGHNCPSADRTSSTTANSATFLMSNMMPQAPNNNQQTWANLENYTRSLVTAGNEVYVICGSYGQGGTGSLGGVTYTIDNGNVTVPSNIWKVVVVLPNGNNDLSRVNGSTRVIAINTPNINSINTDWKQYRTTVRDIENATGYNLLSALRPSLQDSLETKIDTQ encoded by the coding sequence ATGAAACAATTCATGCGGCATTGCTTTGTCCTTTGCCTGGGTAGTATCCTGTTTGCTGCCTGTAAAAAAGAGGCGACTATGCAGCCTCAGGAAGTAAATTCCACCCGTGTGTCAGCCAGCACCGAATCCGTTGTTCGTTTGTCCGAAGACTTTGAGTCCGGCAGTAAAACAGCTTATGCTGTTGGTAATGTAACCCTTACCAGCGGCTCCTGGACATTAGATGATGCTTTGATTGGCACGTTGACTGCCGATCTTAAAAATGGTACCAAGTCTGTTCGTATCCGTAATACAGGCTCTCTGACCACCAACTTCAACATCACCGGTGGCACAGGTACTTTAACCATTACCGTAAAACACGGTACCTATGGATCAGACGGTAACAGTGACTGGCAGCTGGTGACATCTACCGACAACGGACAAACCTGGCAGCAACAGGGAAATACGGTGACTACCGCTCCCTCCCTGCAAACAGCCACCTTCACCATGCCGGCAGTAGCCAGCTTCCGTTTGTCTATCCGTAAAACTTCCGGCGGTTCCAACAGAATCAATATTGATGATGTCGCTGTGGCTGTAGGAGATACTACCTCTACTGACCCTGGTCAACCTACCGGCAGTGATGACGACAATATGCTGATGGGCAACCCCAGCAATGCGCTCGCAAATGTTACCGCAGAGAATAACTACCTCATGGTAAAGACCTATTATACGTTGTCGTATAACCGTAGCCGTGCTACACCCAACTGGGTGAGCTGGCATATTCAGAGCAGTGATCTCGGCTCTGTATCCAGGACCAACGATTTCAGGGCTGACATCACCCTGCCTGCCGGATGGTACCAGGTACAGAACACCAGCTATAGCGGCTCCGGATTTGACCGTGGCCACAACTGTCCTTCCGCAGACAGAACATCCTCTACTACTGCCAATTCTGCCACTTTCCTCATGAGCAACATGATGCCACAGGCTCCTAATAATAACCAGCAAACGTGGGCCAACCTGGAAAATTATACCCGTAGCCTGGTGACTGCCGGCAATGAAGTATATGTGATCTGCGGTTCTTATGGACAAGGTGGTACCGGTTCTCTGGGTGGTGTTACCTATACCATCGACAACGGTAACGTAACTGTACCTTCCAACATCTGGAAAGTAGTAGTAGTATTGCCTAACGGTAACAACGACCTTAGCCGCGTGAATGGCAGCACCCGTGTAATAGCTATCAACACTCCGAACATCAACAGTATCAATACCGACTGGAAACAATACAGAACAACAGTACGGGACATTGAAAATGCTACCGGTTACAATCTGCTGTCTGCCCTGCGTCCCTCTCTGCAGGACAGCCTGGAGACAAAAATAGATACGCAATAA
- a CDS encoding iron chaperone — MENKTKFTTTDEYMATLPIESIHKAREIREIIRKAVPAATEVISYNIPAFKLDKVLVWFAGYKAHVGFYPGGTAIAVFQDDLTAYKTSKGAIQFPLDKPLPVSLINKIVKYRIKEMATPSAVKKVKSKG, encoded by the coding sequence ATGGAAAACAAAACAAAATTCACTACTACGGATGAGTACATGGCCACCCTGCCCATAGAGAGCATCCATAAGGCCCGTGAGATACGGGAGATCATCCGTAAGGCGGTCCCCGCAGCCACAGAAGTGATCAGTTACAACATACCGGCCTTTAAGCTGGATAAGGTACTGGTATGGTTTGCAGGTTACAAGGCGCATGTGGGTTTTTATCCCGGAGGAACGGCTATTGCTGTATTTCAGGATGATTTAACAGCATATAAAACTTCCAAAGGAGCCATCCAGTTTCCGCTGGATAAACCCTTGCCGGTATCACTGATCAATAAGATCGTCAAGTACCGGATCAAGGAAATGGCGACACCCAGTGCTGTAAAGAAGGTCAAATCCAAAGGATAG
- a CDS encoding VOC family protein, translating into MFKQSTAFSSFSVDDLQQAKQFYQDKMGLEVAEMPEGLELRVNGNSKIFIYPKPNHEPATFTILNFPVENVEEAVEQLTRKGIRFLHYAEPLATDEKGIFRDTENGISLAWFTDPAGNILSVIQAK; encoded by the coding sequence ATGTTCAAACAATCCACCGCATTCAGCAGTTTTTCGGTCGATGACCTGCAGCAGGCCAAACAGTTCTATCAGGATAAAATGGGGCTGGAAGTGGCAGAAATGCCTGAGGGACTTGAACTTCGCGTGAACGGTAATTCAAAAATATTCATCTATCCCAAGCCCAACCATGAACCGGCAACGTTTACTATTCTCAATTTTCCTGTAGAAAATGTGGAAGAAGCTGTGGAACAGCTTACCCGGAAAGGTATCCGGTTCCTGCATTATGCAGAACCTCTCGCTACGGATGAAAAAGGTATTTTCCGGGATACGGAAAATGGCATATCTCTGGCTTGGTTTACGGATCCCGCTGGCAACATCTTATCTGTGATCCAGGCTAAATGA